One window from the genome of Williamwhitmania sp. encodes:
- a CDS encoding saccharopine dehydrogenase C-terminal domain-containing protein encodes MKTILVLGAGLSSTSLIAYLLDHSTSLNWKVKVGDLSLETAQRKVNKHPNGSAFKFDLSDSKQLTTEITGADAVISMLPAFMHPVVAKECVAQGKNMLTASYVSDAMKSLDAEAKAKGISLLNELGVDPGIDHMSAMKVIDEIKAKGGKMLGFMSNTGGLVAPEYDNNPWNYKFTWNPRNVVLAGQGVAQYQEMGQVKFIPYHRLYSRAFTVNVLDMGEFEVYPNRDSLQYKKIYSLENIPSIMRGTMRKKGYCKAWDVFVQLGATDDTYKVPDSENLTYRSFINSFLAYHPTQTVEDKIRKEIPLANDPNIFSKLQWLGIFEEKKVGLPNASPAQIVQKILEEKWVLDPEDKDMIVMQHRFDYELYGKKERITSTLVIKGKDQLNTAMSITVGTPLAIATKLLLTGEIKEKGVVVPIKPHLYTPILKELENYGVKFIEERTNL; translated from the coding sequence ATGAAAACCATTCTTGTTCTAGGTGCAGGCCTGTCATCCACAAGCCTTATTGCCTATTTACTCGACCACTCTACCTCGTTAAATTGGAAGGTGAAGGTTGGGGACCTATCACTAGAAACAGCTCAGAGAAAAGTCAACAAGCACCCCAACGGTTCAGCCTTCAAGTTTGACCTTTCTGACTCAAAACAATTAACTACAGAAATAACTGGTGCCGATGCGGTAATTTCCATGTTACCCGCCTTTATGCACCCTGTTGTGGCAAAGGAATGTGTAGCCCAAGGCAAGAACATGCTTACGGCTTCTTACGTTTCCGATGCCATGAAATCGTTGGATGCTGAGGCAAAAGCAAAAGGTATCTCCCTTCTCAACGAACTGGGCGTGGACCCTGGTATCGATCACATGTCGGCCATGAAGGTGATAGACGAGATTAAGGCTAAGGGTGGAAAAATGCTTGGCTTTATGTCGAACACAGGTGGCCTTGTTGCGCCGGAGTATGACAACAACCCTTGGAACTATAAATTTACCTGGAACCCAAGAAATGTGGTATTGGCCGGGCAAGGAGTTGCCCAATATCAGGAGATGGGGCAGGTGAAATTTATTCCCTACCATCGCCTTTATAGTCGCGCATTTACGGTAAATGTTCTCGATATGGGCGAATTTGAGGTTTATCCTAACCGTGATTCACTACAATACAAGAAAATATACTCCCTAGAAAATATACCATCTATTATGCGTGGCACCATGCGTAAGAAAGGTTACTGCAAAGCCTGGGATGTATTTGTGCAGCTGGGTGCAACTGACGATACCTACAAGGTTCCCGATTCAGAAAACCTGACTTACCGCAGCTTCATCAATAGCTTTTTGGCATACCACCCCACGCAAACGGTAGAAGATAAAATTAGAAAAGAGATTCCACTGGCAAACGATCCTAATATATTTTCCAAATTGCAGTGGCTAGGGATCTTCGAGGAAAAGAAGGTTGGGTTACCAAACGCCTCACCAGCCCAAATCGTTCAGAAAATATTGGAAGAGAAGTGGGTTCTTGATCCAGAAGATAAGGACATGATTGTAATGCAGCATCGGTTCGACTATGAACTATATGGAAAAAAGGAGCGGATTACCTCTACACTGGTAATTAAGGGAAAAGATCAACTAAATACGGCCATGTCCATCACAGTTGGCACTCCGCTCGCCATTGCAACCAAGCTGCTTCTAACAGGTGAAATTAAAGAAAAAGGAGTTGTGGTGCCCATTAAACCTCATCTTTACACGCCTATTCTCAAAGAGTTAGAGAATTACGGAGTGAAATTCATTGAGGAGCGAACCAACTTGTAA
- a CDS encoding methyltransferase, with amino-acid sequence MSSFRFKQFTINQQNVPMKVNTDGVLLGAWADVDNMASILDVGTGTGVIALMLAQRNLTALVDAVEIDQQAVAIAEQNIANSPWSERIAVIGSSFQAYADSSALKYSLIVSNPPFFLSALKSPSQSRNLSRHADILPYEALLEGVDKLLAETGVFAGVFPYAESNVFIALAVNFGLYCRRKIYVQTVSGGRIKRVLLELSRERVTPMEGNLAIEEHGGKGYTTDYRNLTKDFYLAF; translated from the coding sequence ATGTCGTCATTTCGTTTTAAACAGTTTACTATCAACCAGCAGAATGTCCCCATGAAGGTTAATACCGATGGGGTGCTCCTTGGGGCGTGGGCTGATGTTGATAATATGGCTTCAATTTTAGACGTTGGCACAGGCACGGGCGTTATTGCCCTAATGCTGGCTCAGCGCAATTTAACCGCACTTGTCGATGCAGTAGAGATAGATCAACAGGCTGTTGCAATTGCAGAACAAAATATAGCAAACTCGCCATGGAGCGAACGAATCGCTGTGATTGGGTCCAGCTTTCAAGCGTATGCTGACAGCTCTGCATTGAAGTATAGCCTCATAGTGTCCAACCCTCCTTTTTTTCTTAGTGCATTAAAATCGCCTAGTCAAAGCAGAAATTTGTCTAGGCATGCCGACATTTTACCCTATGAAGCATTGTTGGAAGGTGTTGATAAGCTTTTAGCGGAAACAGGTGTTTTTGCAGGCGTTTTCCCCTATGCAGAGTCGAACGTATTTATTGCCCTTGCCGTTAACTTTGGGCTTTACTGCCGACGAAAGATATACGTTCAAACCGTTTCCGGAGGTCGGATTAAGCGGGTTCTGCTTGAACTATCAAGAGAACGGGTTACACCAATGGAAGGTAATTTAGCAATCGAAGAGCACGGTGGAAAAGGGTATACAACCGATTATCGCAATCTTACAAAAGACTTTTACCTTGCATTTTAA
- a CDS encoding ABC transporter ATP-binding protein — translation MIITTQGIEKSFGSLQVLKGIDLQVEENKLVSIVGPSGAGKTTFLQIMGTLSNPDKGKVFIGGTDITKLNSSSLALFRNQKLGFVFQFHHLLPEFTALENICIPAYIAGTRKNIAEKRASELLAFLGLSERASHKPTELSGGEQQRVAVARALINNPAVIFADEPSGNLDTANKQELHRLFFQLRDEFGVTIVVVTHDTELADSSDVVFTMVDGVISNARHS, via the coding sequence ATGATAATTACTACGCAGGGGATTGAAAAATCTTTTGGGAGCTTGCAAGTGCTCAAGGGAATAGACCTTCAGGTTGAGGAAAACAAGCTGGTGTCCATTGTGGGTCCGTCCGGCGCAGGGAAGACTACATTTCTTCAGATTATGGGGACTCTATCAAATCCTGACAAAGGGAAGGTATTCATTGGGGGCACTGATATTACCAAGCTGAACTCGTCATCCTTGGCATTGTTTAGAAATCAGAAGTTGGGGTTTGTGTTCCAGTTCCACCATCTACTTCCCGAATTTACCGCGCTCGAAAATATATGCATTCCTGCCTATATTGCCGGCACTAGAAAAAATATTGCTGAGAAGCGTGCCAGTGAGTTACTTGCCTTTTTAGGATTAAGCGAACGTGCGTCCCATAAGCCCACTGAATTGTCGGGTGGTGAGCAGCAGCGCGTGGCCGTTGCCAGAGCGCTGATTAATAATCCGGCAGTGATCTTTGCCGATGAACCATCGGGCAATCTTGACACTGCGAATAAGCAGGAGCTGCACAGGCTATTTTTTCAGTTGAGAGATGAATTTGGTGTTACCATTGTGGTTGTTACGCACGACACCGAGCTGGCTGATAGTTCTGATGTTGTTTTCACCATGGTTGATGGGGTTATCTCCAATGCTAGGCATAGTTAA
- a CDS encoding TIGR02757 family protein, producing MLGIVNLQKVKQLLDSRLDAYLAPEFIQHDPVQIPHLFRNKEDIEIAGLLAATISWGQRKSIIMGAKRIISLMDGAPFDFVQNHTPADLRRLQGFVYRTFNGNDLVAFIGQLQGIYHHSGGLEVVFSSGFMRGGIVGALSEFRAKMLVGIGDSHMSKHVANVDKGSACKRLNMFLRWMVRSDASGVDFGLWNQIPASALAIPLDVNTALASRMLGLLSRKQNDWRAVVELTEQLQKIDPIDPIKYDFALFSIGQSKDYPL from the coding sequence ATGCTAGGCATAGTTAACTTACAGAAGGTTAAGCAACTGCTTGATAGTCGTCTGGATGCATATTTAGCACCAGAGTTTATACAGCACGACCCTGTTCAAATTCCCCATCTGTTTCGAAATAAGGAGGATATCGAAATCGCCGGGTTGCTTGCTGCTACCATTTCATGGGGGCAGCGTAAGTCCATAATTATGGGAGCAAAACGCATTATTTCCCTTATGGATGGCGCCCCATTTGATTTCGTGCAAAATCATACACCTGCCGATTTAAGGAGGCTCCAAGGGTTTGTTTACCGAACCTTTAATGGTAACGATTTAGTCGCATTTATTGGTCAGCTTCAGGGAATATATCACCATTCAGGTGGACTTGAAGTTGTATTTTCCTCCGGCTTTATGCGTGGTGGAATTGTGGGCGCACTGTCGGAATTTAGGGCAAAAATGTTGGTAGGTATTGGCGATTCTCACATGTCCAAGCACGTGGCCAATGTTGATAAGGGTTCGGCTTGCAAGCGGTTGAATATGTTTTTGCGATGGATGGTTCGATCGGATGCTAGCGGTGTTGATTTTGGCTTATGGAATCAGATACCAGCAAGTGCGCTGGCAATACCTTTGGATGTAAACACGGCGTTAGCATCACGAATGCTGGGTTTGCTTTCTCGGAAGCAGAACGATTGGCGCGCCGTTGTTGAACTAACGGAGCAACTTCAAAAGATTGATCCTATTGACCCTATTAAGTATGATTTTGCCCTTTTTTCCATTGGTCAGAGTAAAGATTATCCATTGTAA